In Streptomyces canus, one DNA window encodes the following:
- a CDS encoding NAD-dependent succinate-semialdehyde dehydrogenase: MTDTPTQLFIGGAWLDAVDGATMPVDDPATGEILCDIADAGPQDARLAEEAAVQAQQEWARTAPRARSEILRRAYEIILERTDELAHLMTAEMGKPLAEARGEVAYAAEFFRWFSEEAVRIDGGAGVLPDGRNRMLLSRRPVGPCLLITPWNFPLAMGTRKIGPAIAAGCTMILKPAPQTPLSSLALAAILKEAGLPDGVLNVVTTSRAGEVCEPLLRGGRIRKLSFTGSTAVGRLLLAQSAEAVVRTSMELGGNAPFIVFEDADLDKAVDGAMVAKMRNMGEACTAANRFFLHHSVAEEFGRRLAERMGALVVGPGTRDGVEVGPLIDRTGRGKVEALVADAVERGARVLVGGRTQEGPGCFYPPTVLTDVSPESRLMDTEIFGPVAAILTFDDEDEVIRRANDTPWGLVGYVFTEGLDRALRVSERLEVGMVGLNTGLVSNPAAPFGGVKQSGLGREGGRVGIDEFLEYQYLAVPVR, translated from the coding sequence ATGACCGACACACCCACGCAGCTGTTCATCGGCGGAGCCTGGCTGGACGCCGTCGACGGCGCCACCATGCCCGTCGACGACCCCGCGACCGGCGAGATCCTCTGCGACATCGCGGACGCCGGTCCCCAGGACGCCCGGCTCGCGGAGGAAGCGGCCGTCCAGGCGCAGCAGGAGTGGGCCCGTACGGCACCGCGGGCCCGCAGTGAGATCCTGCGCCGCGCCTACGAGATCATCCTCGAGCGCACCGACGAGCTCGCCCACCTGATGACCGCCGAGATGGGAAAGCCGCTGGCCGAGGCCAGGGGAGAGGTGGCGTACGCGGCGGAGTTCTTCCGCTGGTTCTCGGAGGAGGCCGTCCGTATCGACGGCGGTGCCGGCGTCCTGCCGGACGGCCGCAACCGCATGCTGCTCTCCCGCCGTCCGGTCGGCCCCTGTCTGCTGATCACCCCGTGGAACTTCCCCCTCGCGATGGGCACCCGCAAGATCGGCCCCGCGATCGCGGCAGGTTGCACGATGATCCTCAAGCCGGCCCCGCAGACCCCGCTCTCCAGCCTGGCCCTCGCCGCGATCCTCAAGGAGGCCGGGCTGCCGGACGGTGTGCTGAACGTCGTCACCACCTCCCGTGCGGGGGAGGTGTGCGAACCGCTCCTGCGCGGTGGGCGCATCCGCAAACTCTCCTTCACCGGCTCCACCGCCGTCGGGCGGCTGCTGCTGGCCCAGAGCGCGGAGGCGGTCGTACGGACGTCGATGGAGCTGGGCGGCAACGCGCCGTTCATCGTCTTCGAGGACGCCGACCTGGACAAGGCCGTCGACGGCGCGATGGTCGCCAAGATGCGCAACATGGGCGAGGCGTGCACCGCCGCCAACCGTTTCTTCCTACACCACTCGGTGGCGGAGGAGTTCGGACGGCGCCTGGCCGAGCGCATGGGCGCGCTCGTCGTGGGCCCCGGCACGCGGGACGGCGTCGAGGTCGGCCCGCTGATCGACAGGACGGGGCGGGGCAAGGTGGAGGCCCTGGTCGCCGACGCGGTGGAGCGCGGCGCCCGAGTCCTCGTCGGTGGCCGTACGCAAGAGGGGCCGGGCTGCTTCTACCCGCCGACCGTGCTCACGGACGTGTCCCCCGAGAGCCGCCTCATGGACACGGAGATCTTCGGTCCCGTCGCCGCGATCCTCACCTTCGACGACGAGGACGAGGTGATCCGGCGCGCCAACGACACCCCCTGGGGTCTGGTCGGCTACGTCTTCACCGAGGGCCTGGACCGCGCCCTGCGCGTCAGCGAGCGCCTGGAGGTCGGCATGGTCGGCCTCAACACCGGCCTCGTCTCCAACCCGGCCGCACCCTTCGGCGGGGTCAAGCAGTCCGGGCTGGGCCGTGAGGGCGGCCGGGTCGGGATCGACGAGTTCCTGGAGTACCAGTACCTTGCGGTGCCGGTGCGATGA
- a CDS encoding FAD-binding and (Fe-S)-binding domain-containing protein, giving the protein MTGALASLVGRLATTAPGLRVETGPGPTGPYAYDASNYRVPPRAVAFPRSAEDVVAVLRACRETGVPVTARGGGTSMAGNAVGPGVVLDFSRYMNRILDIDEGTGTARVEAGVVLDALRSATARHGLTFGPDPSSHSRCTLGGMIGNDACGNRSVRHGRTGSHIEALEIVTADGVRAVADRVGLHPVDPADTERVARLEADVRRLIGDNLAPIRTELGRIPRQVSGYQLHHLLPERGFDMARALVGTEGSCAVVTAATVRLVATAQASALLTLGYDDVVDAAEDVTEILRWNPTAVEGMDEAIVATMRARRGPDSVTGLPEGRAWLYVELDGDDESDVNRRAAALLDVLKAQGRMTGGRVVQSAAERRSLWRVREDGAGLAARLVDGGESWPGWEDSAVAPESLAAYLRDFRDLLTAHGLTGVMYGHFGAGCVHVRIDFDLVTDAGRAAARRFLHEAAALVVEHGGTLSGEHGDGRARGELLEVMYSHRMIRAFAAFKEAFDPEGLLNPGVIVAPAPLDADLALHQIQPLATEFTFPHDEDGFAGAARRCVGVGRCRSDAGGVMCPSYRATGEENDSTRGRARLLQEMVRGDTVQDGWRSAEVRDALDLCLSCKACSSDCPVGVDMATYKAEFLHQHYRGRVRPRSHYSLGWLPLTSALAGYAARPLNALLRGPVGKLLARLGGVTTQRRIPAFASRRVLRGVLRGTKTGEPAKALLFVDSFTRAFRPEVAGAAGRVLADAGIPCTAEDGLCCGLTWVSTGQLSVARRIMARTVAHLDNGDDRPVIVAEPSCAAALKRDVPELLGTDAARRVADRVHTFTGALTDLAAADWTPRELPDDIVLQTHCHEYATFKGRRPADLLRRLGVDKVDEAEGCCGLAGNFGFEEQHYDTSMAVADLALKPRLDAIDEARRAVVVADGFSCATQIDHLAGDRGIRARHLAELLDPAADQAARSGETS; this is encoded by the coding sequence ATGACCGGCGCTCTCGCGTCCCTCGTCGGTCGACTCGCCACGACCGCTCCCGGACTGCGGGTGGAGACCGGTCCGGGCCCCACGGGCCCGTACGCCTACGACGCGTCCAACTATCGGGTGCCGCCGCGGGCGGTGGCCTTCCCGCGCTCGGCCGAGGACGTGGTCGCGGTGCTGCGGGCCTGTCGGGAGACCGGTGTTCCGGTCACCGCGCGGGGCGGCGGCACCAGCATGGCCGGCAACGCCGTCGGACCGGGCGTCGTCCTGGACTTCTCCCGGTACATGAACCGGATCCTGGACATCGACGAGGGGACGGGTACCGCGCGCGTCGAGGCCGGAGTCGTCCTCGACGCGCTGCGGTCCGCGACCGCCCGGCACGGGCTCACGTTCGGCCCGGACCCGTCCTCGCACAGCCGCTGCACCCTCGGCGGCATGATCGGCAACGACGCGTGCGGCAACCGGTCGGTGCGGCACGGACGGACCGGCTCCCACATCGAGGCGCTGGAGATCGTGACGGCCGACGGCGTGCGAGCCGTTGCCGACCGCGTGGGGCTGCACCCGGTGGACCCCGCCGACACCGAGCGCGTCGCCCGCCTCGAAGCGGACGTACGCCGCCTGATCGGCGACAACCTGGCGCCGATCCGGACCGAGCTGGGCCGGATCCCCCGTCAGGTCTCCGGCTATCAACTGCACCATCTGCTGCCCGAGCGCGGGTTCGACATGGCCCGTGCTCTGGTCGGCACCGAGGGCTCCTGTGCGGTCGTCACCGCCGCGACGGTCCGCCTGGTGGCCACCGCACAGGCGTCGGCGCTGCTCACCCTCGGCTACGACGACGTCGTCGACGCCGCCGAGGACGTGACGGAGATCCTTCGCTGGAACCCCACCGCCGTGGAGGGCATGGACGAGGCGATCGTCGCCACCATGCGAGCGCGGCGCGGCCCGGACTCCGTCACCGGCCTGCCCGAGGGCCGCGCCTGGCTCTACGTCGAGCTCGACGGCGACGACGAGTCGGACGTGAACCGCCGTGCCGCCGCACTCCTCGACGTGCTCAAGGCGCAGGGGCGGATGACCGGCGGGCGGGTCGTGCAGAGCGCGGCCGAGCGGCGCTCGCTGTGGCGGGTCCGCGAGGACGGGGCCGGACTCGCCGCACGTCTCGTCGACGGCGGGGAGTCCTGGCCCGGTTGGGAGGACTCGGCGGTCGCCCCCGAGAGCCTGGCGGCCTATCTGCGGGACTTCCGCGATCTGCTGACCGCCCACGGGCTCACGGGCGTGATGTACGGCCACTTCGGCGCCGGATGCGTCCATGTGCGCATCGACTTCGACCTCGTCACGGACGCGGGACGCGCCGCCGCCCGTCGTTTCCTGCACGAGGCGGCCGCCCTGGTCGTCGAGCACGGCGGCACCCTGTCGGGCGAGCACGGCGACGGGCGCGCCCGCGGCGAGCTGCTGGAGGTCATGTACAGCCACCGGATGATCCGGGCGTTCGCCGCCTTCAAGGAGGCCTTCGACCCCGAGGGGCTGCTGAACCCGGGCGTCATCGTCGCGCCGGCCCCGCTCGACGCCGATCTCGCGCTGCACCAGATCCAGCCCCTGGCCACGGAGTTCACCTTCCCGCACGACGAGGACGGCTTCGCGGGCGCGGCCCGCCGCTGTGTCGGTGTCGGCCGCTGCCGCAGCGACGCGGGCGGCGTCATGTGTCCCAGCTACCGGGCCACGGGAGAGGAGAACGACTCCACGCGGGGCCGGGCGCGCCTGCTCCAGGAGATGGTGCGCGGTGACACGGTCCAGGACGGCTGGCGGTCCGCGGAGGTGCGTGACGCCCTCGACCTGTGCCTGTCCTGCAAGGCGTGCTCCAGCGACTGCCCGGTCGGCGTCGACATGGCCACGTACAAGGCGGAGTTCCTGCACCAGCATTACCGGGGCAGGGTCCGGCCGCGCTCGCACTACTCGCTGGGCTGGCTGCCCCTGACCTCGGCCCTCGCCGGATACGCCGCCCGGCCGCTCAACGCCCTCCTGCGCGGACCGGTCGGCAAGCTGCTCGCCCGCCTCGGAGGCGTGACCACGCAGCGCAGGATCCCGGCCTTCGCCTCCCGGCGCGTCCTGCGCGGGGTCCTGCGCGGGACGAAGACCGGCGAACCGGCGAAGGCCCTGCTCTTCGTGGACAGTTTCACGCGCGCCTTCCGCCCCGAGGTGGCCGGAGCCGCCGGGCGTGTCCTTGCCGACGCCGGGATCCCGTGCACGGCGGAGGACGGTCTGTGCTGCGGTCTGACCTGGGTCAGCACCGGCCAGCTGTCCGTGGCCCGCAGGATCATGGCCCGCACGGTCGCCCACCTCGACAACGGCGACGATCGGCCCGTCATCGTGGCCGAACCGAGCTGTGCCGCCGCGCTCAAGCGCGACGTGCCCGAGCTCCTCGGGACGGACGCCGCCCGGCGGGTCGCGGACCGCGTTCACACCTTCACGGGCGCCCTGACCGACCTGGCCGCCGCCGACTGGACGCCCCGTGAGCTCCCGGACGACATCGTCCTGCAGACCCATTGCCACGAGTACGCGACCTTCAAGGGCCGCCGCCCCGCCGACCTGCTGCGCCGGCTGGGCGTGGACAAGGTCGACGAGGCCGAGGGCTGCTGCGGCCTCGCCGGCAACTTCGGCTTCGAGGAGCAGCACTACGACACCTCGATGGCCGTCGCCGACCTGGCGCTGAAGCCTCGCCTCGACGCCATCGACGAGGCCCGGCGGGCCGTTGTCGTGGCCGACGGGTTCAGCTGCGCCACCCAGATCGACCATCTCGCCGGTGACCGGGGCATCCGTGCCCGGCACCTGGCGGAGCTGCTCGACCCCGCCGCCGATCAAGCCGCTCGATCAGGAGAGACCTCATGA